The Aspergillus oryzae RIB40 DNA, chromosome 5 genome segment CCTCTGCGAACTTCTGGGGGGCTTGCCCTGCTCTGGTGCGCACTCTTGGCACTCGATCCGTCTACTGGCTTGAGCCTTCCCTCCTGCTATTCGCCCGTCCGTTTCTCAACCTTCCATCTCACGGACACCTCCACTCAACACCCACTGTTCGGATATTCCGCCCTTCAAGAGCACCCCTCCTTGCCAGTGCTCCGCCGATTACAGTCAGCTCAAGACGGATCAAACACCTTACACTTGCATTTATTGCCGCCATCCGTTGTTAAACTGCAGTCCTCCATATCCTCCGTAGCGCTGCCCAACTTGCCGCCTTGTGCCAACCCCACAAAACGCCCGTGATGTCACAGAACCGGCCTGGGGTATTCTCGAGTTTGCGCATGGGTGGTAAgtgctcttcttccgcccAATTGCTGGTACATGGATATGAAGACCGTCTACTGACTTAAACTCTTAAACTCGCTGTGTAGAAGTCGTCCGTGAGAAGGTCCAGGATGGACTAACAGGGGAGACCAAGGAAATTTCGTACTCGCAGTGTAAAATCGTTGGCAATGGGTCATTTGGCGTGGTCTTCCAGACAAAGATGATGCCCAGCGGCGAGGACGCTGCTATTAAACGTGTCCTACAAGACAAACGCTTCAAGGTAGGTAGTCGCTGGCCGATAGCTGTTCTTGCTGTCGAAGGAGTATTACTGACATTGGCTCACTTAGAACCGTGAGTTACAAATAATGCGGATTGTCCGCCATCCCAACATTGTAGAATTGAAGGCTTTCTATTACTCCAATGGTGAGAGGGTATGTGTCCCCTTTTTGTATACAGAATGATTGCCCTTGTGCTTCTTCGCTGACCATGCCATCAATCCTTTACAGAAGGACGAAGTTTATTTGAACCTCGTTCTGGAATACGTACCAGAAACGGTTTATCGAGCATCTCGGTATTTCAACAAGTTGAAGACTACGATGCCGATGTTGGAGGTCAAGCTTTACATATATCAACTGTTTCGCTCTCTGGCATACATTCATTCGCAGGGTATCTGCCATCGTGACATCAAACCTCAAAACCTCTTGCTTGACCCAAGCACTGGTATCTTGAAGCTATGTGATTTTGGCTCTGCCAAGATCTTAGTTGAGAACGAGCCCAATGTTTCGTATATCTGCTCCCGCTATTATCGTGCACCGGAATTAATTTTTGGCGCAACAAACTACACTACGAAGACTGGTAATCGTCCAGTGCCAGCCGTTCGACATTGGTGAAATAACTAACGATTCTAGATGTTTGGTCTACTGGTTGTGTAATGGCCGAGTTAATGCTGGGGCAACCGCTTTTCCCAGGTGAATCTGGAATTGATCAACTGGTGGAGATCATAAAA includes the following:
- a CDS encoding GSK family serine/threonine-protein kinase (glycogen synthase kinase-3) — protein: MSQNRPGVFSSLRMGEVVREKVQDGLTGETKEISYSQCKIVGNGSFGVVFQTKMMPSGEDAAIKRVLQDKRFKNRELQIMRIVRHPNIVELKAFYYSNGERKDEVYLNLVLEYVPETVYRASRYFNKLKTTMPMLEVKLYIYQLFRSLAYIHSQGICHRDIKPQNLLLDPSTGILKLCDFGSAKILVENEPNVSYICSRYYRAPELIFGATNYTTKTDVWSTGCVMAELMLGQPLFPGESGIDQLVEIIKVLGTPTREQIRTMNPNYMEHKFPQIKPHPFNKVFRRAPHEAIDLISALLEYTPTQRLSAIEAMVHPFFDELRDPSTRLPDSRHQNGPSRELPNLFDFSRHELSIAPAMNSRLIPPHARPALEARGIDIDNFTPLTKDEMMARLD